TCCTCTCCCTGGTCGGGCGCCGGGTCCCGTCCTCGCTCATCATCTTCCTCTTGACCCTTGCCATCGTCGACGACCTCGGCGCCATCGTCGTCATCGCGGTCTTCTACACGTCGGACATGTCGCTCGGCTGGCTGGCGCTCGGCGTGGCCTCGATCGTCGTCGCGCTGGGCCTCAAGCGCGTCGACGTCCGGTCCCTCGTCCCGTACGCGCTCCTCGCCGCCTTCTGCTGGTTCGCGCTCCACGAGTCCGGGGTCCACGCCACGCTCGCCGGCGTCGCGTTCGGCCTCCTCACACCGAGCCTGCCGTTCATCGAGCGACCCCTGTTCGGCCTGCAGGCCCGCGCCCTCGTCGACCGGGCCGAGGAGATGATCGAGGCCGAGGACCTGAGCAGCGGGGAGGACGAGCACGGAGAGGAGGCCGACGCCCTCAACCAGCTCATCGTCCTGGCCGAGGAGACCCAGCCCCCGCTCGACCGCCTGGAGCACCGCCTGGTCCCCTGGACCACCTTCGCCATCGTCCCCGTGTTCGCCCTGGCCAACGCCGGGGTCCAGCTCAGCTGGGACGACCTCGTCGGGGCGTTCACCGAGCCGGTCACCCTCGGCGTCATGCTCGGTCTCGTCCTCGGCAAGGCCGTCGGCATCTTCACCTTCGCCCTCGTCGCCATCCGGCTCGGCATCGGCAAGCACCCCGTCGGCGCCTCGTGGCCCCAGCTGTTCGGCGTCGCCATGCTCGGCGGCATCGGCTTCACCGTCGCCCTCTTCGTGACCGAGCTGGCCTTCGAGCCGGGAGCGGTCGCCGACCAGGCCAAGGTGGGCATCCTCGCCGCCTCCGCGATCGCCGGCATCGCCGGCTACACGTTCCTCCGGGTGGTCGGCCGGGCCCACGACCACGACCACCACACGCACAGCTGAGCCGGCGTCCTCAGGTCGGGGAGTGCGCCTCCTCGACGTCGTCGAGGGCGTCGCGCCGTCCGGCGATGATGCTCAACCCGACGACGACGGCGGCACCGAGCGCCATCAGACCCACGACGGCGAGCACCTCGCCCTGAGGCCCGGTCATCGTCGTCGACTCCGTGCCGTCCGGCCACGGCCACAGCACCCGCAGCGAGCCGAGCAGCAGCCCCACCATCGCCGCCATCACCGTGTCGTGGTGGTGGCCGAGGGCCCAGTGCAGACCGGTGGAGAACAGCGCCAGACCGAGCACGCACCCCACCGCGAACACCGCGAGCGGCAGCACGTCGCGGTCGGTGACGAGGCCGAGCACGTTGTCGTACATGCCGAGCATCAGCAGCAGGAACGAGCCCGAGATGCCCGGAAGGATCATGGCGCAGATCGCGATCGCGCCGGCGACGAAGTAGAGGGCGACCGACGGGTCGTCGACGGGGCCCGACTTCAGGCCGAGCACGAAGAACGCCACGACCGCCGTGGCCAGCGTGACGGCGAGGCGAGCGGCATCGGGCGACCCCACCATCCGCCAGGCGAGCACCACCGACCCGGCGACCAGCCCGAAGAACAACCCGGACATCCGCACGGGCTGCTCCTCGAGGAGGTGCTCGATCGTGTGGGCGAGCACGAGCAGCGCCGTGAGCACGCCCACGCCCAGGGGCACGAGCCACCCCCACTCCACGTGGCTCAGCTTGCGGATCGTCTCGCTCGCCCGTCCCTTGGCGCCCGACGCGAGCGCCGAGGCGCCGCCCCGCACGTTGGCGATCAGTCGCTCGTAGATGCCGACGACGAGCGCGATCGTCCCCCCGGACACGCCGGGCACGATGTCGGCCGATCCCATGAGGAAGCCGCGGAGGAACTGCAGGAGGGTCTGAGGCACCCCGAGGACGCTACCGCTGCCCCAGCAACCGCCGGTTCTGCATCTTCGAGCGGACGTAGTCGCGGTTCATGTAGGCGATGAAGTCGATCGAGATCTCCTTCGGGCACGCCTCCTCGCACTCACCGTAGTTCGTGCAGGAGCCGAAGAACTCCTCCATCTTCTCGACCATGTTCTCGGTGCGCGACCAGCGCTCGGCCTGGCCCTGCGGGAGCTGGTTGAGGTGCTGGATCTTCGCCGCCGTGAACAGCTGCGCCGCGCTGTTCGGGCACGCCGCCACGCAGGCGCCGCACTGGATGCACGCCGCGGCGTCCATGGCCGAGTCGAGGGCCGGCTTCGGGATCGGGATCATGTTGGCGTCCGGGGCCGAGCCGGTGTTCACCGAGATGTAGCCGCCGGCGGCGATGATCTCGTCGAGCGCCGTGCGGTCGACCATGAGGTCCCGCAGCACCGGGAAGCCCGCGGCACGCCACGGCTCGAGCACGATCGTGTCGCCGTCGCGGTAGTGGCGCATGTGCAGCTGGCAGGTCGCGGTGCCCTTCTGGGGACCGTGCGCCTTGCCGTCGATCATGATCCCGCACGACCCGCAGATGCCCTCACGGCAGTCGTGGTCGAACTCGATGGGGAGCTTGCCCTGGTCGATGAGGCGCTCGTTGACGGCGTCGAGCATCTCGAGGAACGACATGTCGGCGCTGATGCCCGGCGCGTCGTAGGTCTCGAAGCGACCGGCGTCGTTCGGTCCGTCCTGTCGCCAGACCTTGAGGGTGAGGTTGAGCGTCTCCACTTACTTGTAGCTCCTCTGGGTCAGCGCGACGTTCTCGAACTCGAGCGGCTCCTTGTGGAGCTGCTGGGGGCTGTCGGGTCCCTGCCACTCCCAGGCGCCGACGTAGGCGAAGTTCTCGTCGTCGCGCTGAGCCTCGCCCTCCTCGGTCTGGTGCTCGGCCCGGAAGTGGCCGCCGCAGGACTCCTCCCGGTGCAGCGCGTCGCGGGCCATCAGCTGGGCGAGCTCGAAGAAGTCGGCCACCCGGCCCACCTTCTCGAGCGACTGGTTCGGCGACTCGCCGTCGCCGAGGACCCTCACGTCCTTCTCGAACTCGGCCTGCAGCGCGGGGATCTCCGAGATGGCCTTCTCGAGGCCGGCAGCCGTGCGCTCCATCCCGATGTTGTCCCACACGATCTTGCCGAGCTCGCGGTGGTAGTGGTCGACCGACTTCGTGCCCTGCACCGACAGCCACCGGCGGGTGCGCTCGGCGACCTCGCGCTCGGCGTCGACGAACACGGGGTCGTCGGTCGGCACCGGCTGGGTGCCGAGCAGGTTCGACAGGTAGTTGCCGATCGTGGCCGGGATGACGAAGTAACCGTCGGCCAGGCCCTGCATGAGGGCCGAGGCGCCGAGGCGGTTGGCGCCGTGGTCGGAGAAGTTGGCCTCGCCGAGGGCGTAGAGGCCGGGGACCGTGGTCATCAGGTCGTAGTCCACCCACAGGCCGCCCATCGTGTAGTGGGTGGCGGGGTAGATGCGCATCGGCACCTTGTAGGGGTTCTCCGCCGTGATGCGCTCGTACATGTCGAACAGGTTCCCGTAGCGCTCACGGATGACGTCCTCGCCGAGCCGGTTGATGGCGTCGGAGAAGTCGAGGTACACGCCGTTCTTCAGCGGCCCCACGCCGCGCCCCTGGTCGACGACCGTCTTGGCGTTGCGGGACGCCACGTCGCGCGGCACCAGGTTGCCGAACGCCGGGTACTTGCGCTCGAGGTAGTAGTCCCGCTCGGACTCGGGGATCTGGTCCGGCGGCCGGGTCTCGTCGGCCGACACCGGCACCCAGATGCGCCCGTCGTTGCGGAGCGACTCCGACATGAGGGTGAGCTTCGACTGGAACTCGTCGCTCGCCGGGATGCAGGTCGGGTGTATCTGCGTGTAGCAGGGGTTGGCGAAGAACGCGCCCTTGCGGTGGGCCCGCCAGGCGGCGGTCACGTTGGACGCCATGGCGTTGGTCGACAGGTAGTAGGCGTTCGAGTAGCCACCGGTGGCGATCAGCACGGCATGCGCGGAGTGCGAGGTGACCTCGCCGGTGGTCAGGTCCCGCACGACGATGCCGGCGGCCACGCCGTCCTTGATGACGACCTCGAGCATCTCGCTGCGGGTGTGCAGCTCGACGGTGCCCGCGGCGACCTGGCGCATCATCGCCGAGTAGGCGCCGAGCAGCAGCTGCTGGCCGGTCTGGCCACGGGCGTAGAACGTGCGGGACACCTGGGCGCCGCCGAAGGAGCGGTTGTCGAGCAGGCCGCCGTAGTCGCGGGCGAAGGGGACGCCCTGGGCGACGCACTGGTCGATTATGTTGACGCTGACCTCGGCGAGGCGGTGCACGTTGGCCTCGCGGGAGCGGTAGTCGCCGCCCTTCACCGTGTCGTAGAAGAGGCGGTACACCGAGTCGCCGTCGTTCTGGTAGTTCTTCGCCGCGTTGATGCCGCCCTGGGCGGCGATCGAGTGCGCCCGGCGGGGCGACTCGTGGAAGGTGAAGGCCTTCACGTTGTACCCGAGCTCGCCGAGCGTGGCGGCGGCCGAGGCGCCGGCGAGGCCGGTGCCGACGACGATGATCTGGTACTTCCGCTTGTTGGCGGGGTTGACGAGCTTGGAGCCGAACTTGTGGTTCGTCCACTTCTCGCCGATGGAGCCCGCGGGGATCTTGGAGTCGAGCCGGGGGCTGGCGTCGATGGGCGTGGCGGTCATCGGAGGGCCTCCTCGTGGACCTCGTCGGCGTAGGGCGTCGTGCGGTTGTCCTGGTCGACGAGCCCGGCCTGCACGGCGATCGGGAACGACACGTTGCCGACCACGACGATGGCGGCGAACGCCACGGCGAACGGCCGCCGGATCGGGTTCAGCTTGGGGTTGTTGGCGCCCAGGCTCTGGAACATGCTCCATGCCCCGTGGAAGATGTGGAGGCCGAGGGCGAGGTTGGCGACCACGTAGAAGGCGGCGACGAGCGGACGCTCGAAGCTGGCGACGACGTTGTTGTACGGGTCGTGGCTGATGAACTCGCCGTTCACCGGCTCGGCGCCGATCGTCAGGTCGAGCAGGTGCCAGACGATGAACAGCAGGACGATGATCCCGGACCAGCGCATCGTGCGGCCGGCGAAGTCGGCGGCGATGTAGTCGCGGTCGCCCTGGTAGCCGACGGGGCGTGCGGCCCGGTTCATCATCGTCAGGCTGTAGGCGGAGTGGAGGTGCAGCACGAAGGCGACGAGGAGCCCGGCGCGCATGATCCAGAGCATCCAGCCCTCGGGGAGCGCCGGGTACAGGAGGTGGCGCAGCCAGTCGGCGTAGGCGTTCATGTCCTCGGGCCCGAAGTACAGCTTCAGGTTGCCGATCATGTGGGCCAGCACGTAGCCGAGCAGGGCGATGCCGGTGAGGGCCATCACCCACTTCTTGCCGACCGCGGTCTGGTAGAGGTTGAGCGGGAACGGCAGCTGCCGCTTCGGCCGCCTGGCGATGGGGCGCACCTTGGTCGCCCGCTCGTTCGCTTGCTGCATCGGTGCTCGCGCCTCCGGCAGGGGTGTGGGTGTGACCGAAACCTACCCCTGGGCCCGTCGAGCGGTCGAAAAGCGGAGATGCCGCGTCACTCGTCGGTGCGCACGGAGATGCCGCCGTCCGGTTCGAGGACCACGACCATGAGTCCGGAGAGGTCGTGGTGCCCCTTCTCCCGGAGGCGGCTGCGCAGCTCACCTTCGCTGAGCTGGGAGGTGAACAGGCCGGTCGGGAGTGTCGCCCTGCCGTCGTCCACGACGGTCTCGGGTTCGAACTCGAGCAGCCGCCGGGCCAGAGCGGAGCGGCGGCGGACGAAGGCCACGCCGACCTGGAGGGCGAGAAGCGTGAGCAGCGCCGTCGTGCCCTGCACGTAGCTCGGATCCGGCGCGAGGGCCGTCGAGGCGAGCAGCGTGCCGAACGAGATGGTGATGACGGCGTCGAACGCCGACAGCTGCGCGACCGTGCGCCGCCCTGCGATGCGCACCGTCACGAGGAGCGTGGCGTACATGGCGACCGTGCTGGCTGCGACCCAGCCGATCGTGCTCCAGCTCGACCCGAACCACTCGCTCATCCGGCGGCCCTACCCGGCGGACAGGCGTCTCAGCGCACGTACTCGTTGGTGGCGATGACGTCGCCGTCGCTGCCGGTGACCGTGAGGCGCAGGGTGGTGCCGTCGCCGGCCGGGCCGGACGGGACGTCGATGGTGCCGATGCGGCTGCACTCGTCGGCGGGCAGGCGTCCGATCCAGCGGTGCGTCACCGGGTCGGCGCCGTCGCGGTGGAGCTCGGCGGTGACCTCGACGTCGACGAGGGTGACGCGCAGGTCGCTCACCACGTGGACGTCCACGTTCGTCGACGCGTGACGGCCTCGTCGGCGGCCATCGGCGATCGGGAGCGGGTCGGCCACCACGATGACCGGACGGCACGCGTCGCGGAGGGCGGCGTGGCCGAGCTTCGGTCGACGCTCGTGGTCGAGCACGGAGTGGCTGATCGCCGGATGGCCGTCGGCGAGCAGGAACTGGGCGAACCCGCCGGTCGGGCGGTACTTGAGGCGCCGCAGGGTCTCGACCTGGCGACGCAGGAGCTCGGCCTGGTGGCGCTGCGTCGCCACGCGCCAGTCGGCGAAGGTGTCGTGGTCGGCGGGATCGGCGATCCGGTCGAGGAGGTCCTTGCGGAGGCCGTGGCGCGCGGCCAGCTCGTCCCAGTCGAGGTCGGGCCAGCGGTGGGGTTCGCAGAAGTCCGCCCGAGTGGGCACCGCCTGCGCCCCGAGCTCGCTGACGAACCGGACGAGGCGGGGCCACAGGCGAGCGGCCCGGGCCAGGTCGCCGATCTGTCCGTAGGCCCACCCGAACCACAGGTGGGAGTCGGTGCCGTCGAGCTGCGGGAAGTGGGGGAGGACGCCGCTGTGGGCGATGACGGGTCGGGTGCCGTCGACGGAGCGCAGGGTGCGGCGGATCGACCGGTCGAGGATCGACCGGTTCCAGCTGGGGAGCACCTGCCCGAGGCGCCGACGTCGCCGTTCGGCGACCGCCGTGGCGTCGTCGTCGCCGGTCCCGGACGCGACGGTGCCGACGCCGAGGGGCTCGTTGTGCCCGCACCAGATGGCGACCGAGGGGTGGTGGGCGAGGAGGTCGACGGCCTCCCGGGCCTGGCGGACGGCCTGGTGGCGGACGCTGCGGGCGTAGGCCCACTGGAGGGGGAGGTCCTGCCAGACGAGCATGCCCGCCTCGTCGGCGGCGGCGTAGAGCTCGGGGCGGGCGACGTGCGAGTGGACCCGGATGAGGTCGAGGCCGAGGTCCTTGGCGGCGGCGACGTCGGCGCGGACCTGCTCGGGGGTTGCCGCGGCGAGGTCCTGGCGGGTGGGGCCGAGGTTCGTGCCCTTGAGGAAGAGGCGCTGGCCGTTGACCGACAGGATCCAGTCGGACATCTCGATGCGGCGGAGACCGGTCCTGATCCGGCGGTGGTCGCTCGGCGCGGCGTCGCCGGTGAGGGAGTTCGCGTCGACGGGCTCGTCCGGCTCGGCGTCGGGCTCGTCGGGATCGCCGCCGGGCACGACGTCGACGTCGACGTCGTAGAGCGGCTGCGCGCCGAGGGCGTGGGGCCACCAGAGATCGGGGTCGTCGACCTCGACGGTCCACTCGACCCGGTTCTCGCCGGCGGCCAGCACGTGGACGGCGTGGTGGGAGCAGGCCGGGTCGGAGGCGTCGTCGGCTTCGTGGGGTCGGACGGTCGTCCGCAGGGTCGCGGTGCCGGGCTCCTGGGCGTCGATGACGGCGCGCAGGGCGAGCACGGCCCGCGACGGCGACGCCTCGGTGCACCGGACGCGGAAGTGGCGGATGCGGAGGGGGCCGCTCCGCTCGACGCGGACCCCACGCCAGATGCCGCCGGGGTTCCAGCTGGGGTCGAGCCACGTCGAGTGCTGCAGCGATCCGGTGAGGTTGCGCTTGGCGGTGCGGTCGGATGCGGGCGAGCACGTGACCTCGACGGCGAGGACGTGGTCGTCGCCGTCGGCGAGCAGGTCGGTCACGTCGAAGCCGTGGGGGAAGAAGTAGCCCTCGGTGTCGCCGACGTAGTGGCCGTCGAGCCACACGTCGCCCTGGTAGGCGACCCCGTCGAGCACCAGCCACCACCGGTCCTGCCCCGTCGGCGTCGATTCGACGTCGATTCGACCCCGAGCGGGCAGCGAGAAGCGGCGGCGGGTGAGGAGGGGACCGTCGGTGCGGGCGAACGCCGGGTTCGACCGCCAGTGCGACGGGACGCGCAGGTCGGACCACCCCGCCGCCGACGAGTCGTCGGCGTCGAGGTCGGCGAACGTCCGCCGTCGCTCCTCGTCGGCGACGACGGCCCGCCACGTCCCGGACAGGTCGACCGATTGCACCGGCGGCACGCTACCCCCCGGGGTCCCGACGCCAACCGTGGCCCTCGCGCGCCCTGTCGATCCTCGGCGGGCGGCGGTAGCGTCGGTCACATGTCGCGACCTGTCACCCTCGGCCAGCTCCGCGAGTCGGGCTGGGAGTCCATCCCCGTCAAGGAGGAGGTGCGTCGCAACGCCGTCGCCCGCATCGCCGCCGGCGAACCGCTGTTCCCCGCCGTCCTCGGCTACGAGGACACCGTCCTCCCGCAGCTCGAGAACGCCCTGCTGGCGGGGCACGACGTCATCTTCCTCGGCGAGCGCGGCCAGGCGAAGACCCGCATGATCCGCGCCCTCACCGGGCTGCTCGACGAGTGGCTGCCGATCATCGAGGGCTCCGAGATCAACGACGACCCGTACAACCCGATCTCCAAGCACGCCCGGGACCTCGTCGACGACCTGGGCGACGACACGCCGATCGACTGGGTCCACCGCGACCAGCGCTACGGCGAGAAGCTCGCCACGCCCGACACGTCGATCGCCGACCTGATCGGCGAGGTCGACCCCATCAAGGTCGCCGAGGGCCGCTACCTCTCCGACGAGCTCACCCTCCACTACGGGCTCGTGCCCCGCACGAACCGCGGTATCTTCGCCATCAACGAGCTGCCCGACCTCGCCGAGCGCATCCAGGTCGGCCTGCTCAACGTGCTCGAGGAGCGCGACGTCCAGATCCGGGGCTACAAGATCCGCCTGCCCCTCGACGTGATGCTCTTCGCCTCGGCCAACCCCGAGGACTACACGAACCGCGGCCGCCTCATCACGCCGCTGAAGGACCGCTTCGGCGCCCAGATCCGCACCCACTACCCGCTCGAGGTCGCCACCGAGGTCGAGATCGCGGCCCAGGAGGCGCGACCGCTCGAAGCACCGGGGGTCGAGGTCCACGTCCCCGAGTACATGGCCGAGATCGTCGCCACGCTCAGCCACCTGGCCCGCCAGAGCCCGCACATCAACCAGCGCTCCGGCGTGTCGGTGCGCCTCACCGTCGCCAACCTCGAGACCCTCGTCGCCAACGCCGCCCGCCGGGCGCTCCGCCAGGGCGAGACCGAGGTCGTCCCGAGGGTGAGCGACCTCGACGCCCTCGCCAGCTCCACCTCCGGCAAGGTCGAGATCGAGACGCTCGAAGACGGCCGCGACGGCCAGATCGTCGAGCACCTCCTCCGGGCTGCCGTCCTCACCGTCTTCAAGGACCGGGTGTCGCCCGAGCACTTCCGCGCCGTGCTCGAGGGGTTCGAGGCCGGCACCGTCGTCGACGCCGGCGAGGACGTGTCGGCCACCGACTACGTCGGCCTGCTCAACGCCATGCCCTCGCTGGCCGATCCGGTGCGCGAGCTGGTCGGCGAGGGCGCGTCGCCGGCCCGGGTGGCGAGCGCGGTCGAGCTCGTCCTCGAGGGGCTCCACCTCTCGAAGCGCCTGAACAAGGACGCGGTCGGCAGCCGCGCCACCTACCGGGGACGGGCCTGAGGTGACGGGCGGCTCGCAGTTCCGCTACTCCCGCTGGGACGGCACCCAGACGGGGTTCGAGCTCAACGCGTTCGACGTGCTCGAGGAGATCACCGACGACCTCCTCTACCACGGCGACCTCAACGCCGCCCTCCGCCGCATGATGCAGTCCGGCTTCACCGACCAGAACGGCGAGCGCCTCCAGGGCGTCCGCGAGATGCTCGAGAAGCTGCGCCGGCGCCGCAAGGACCAGCTCGACCGCTACGACCTCGGTGGCGTCTACGACGACATCGCCCAGGAGCTCCGCGACGTCGTCGACACCGAGCGGGAGGCGCTCGACCAGCTGGCCCAGGAGGCGCGCGACTCCGGCGACGCCCGCCGCCAGGAGATCACCGAGCAGTCGGTGATGGAGAAGCAGATGGGCCTCGACATGCTGCCGCCGGACCTCGCCGGCCAGGTCCGCGAGCTCCAGGAGTACGACTTCACCTCCGCCGAGGCCCAGCAGCGTTTCGAGGAGCTCCTCGACCAGCTCCGCCAGCAGCTGATGCAGCAGTACGTCGACCAGATGGCCGGCGCCATGCAGAACCTCACGCCCGAGGACATGGCGCGCATGAAGGACATGATGGCCGAGCTCAACCAGATGCTCGAGCAGCGCGAGCGGGGTGAGGAGCCCGACTTCGAGGGGTTCATGGACCGCTTCGGCGACTTCTTCCCCGAGAACCCCCAGACCCTCGACGAGCTCCTCGAGGTCATGGCCGAGCGCATGGCCAACATGCAGGCGATGCTCAACTCGATGACCCCGGAGCAGCGCGCCCAGCTGCAGGGCCTCTCCGAGCAGCTGCTCGAGGACATGGACCTCGCGTTCCAGGCCAACCAGCTGGCCGCCAACCTCCAGTCGGCGTTCCCGAACATGGGCTGGAACCGCAGCTTCGACTTCCGCGGCCAGGACCCGCTCGGCTTCGCCGAGGCGGCCGAGATGATGCAGGAGCTCGGCGACATCGATCAGCTCGAGAACCTCCTGCGGGGGGCCACGAACCCGGGCGCCCTCGCCGAGGTCGACATCGATCGGGCCCGCGAGCTGCTCGGCGACGATGCCGCGAAGAGCCTCGACCGCATGGCCGAGCTCGCCAAGATGCTCGAGGACGCCGGGCTCATCGAGAACAAGGAGGGGCGCTTCGAGCTCACGCCTCGTGCCATCCGTCGCCTCGGACAGAACGCGCTC
This portion of the Actinomarinicola tropica genome encodes:
- a CDS encoding succinate dehydrogenase/fumarate reductase iron-sulfur subunit, coding for METLNLTLKVWRQDGPNDAGRFETYDAPGISADMSFLEMLDAVNERLIDQGKLPIEFDHDCREGICGSCGIMIDGKAHGPQKGTATCQLHMRHYRDGDTIVLEPWRAAGFPVLRDLMVDRTALDEIIAAGGYISVNTGSAPDANMIPIPKPALDSAMDAAACIQCGACVAACPNSAAQLFTAAKIQHLNQLPQGQAERWSRTENMVEKMEEFFGSCTNYGECEEACPKEISIDFIAYMNRDYVRSKMQNRRLLGQR
- a CDS encoding DUF421 domain-containing protein, yielding MSEWFGSSWSTIGWVAASTVAMYATLLVTVRIAGRRTVAQLSAFDAVITISFGTLLASTALAPDPSYVQGTTALLTLLALQVGVAFVRRRSALARRLLEFEPETVVDDGRATLPTGLFTSQLSEGELRSRLREKGHHDLSGLMVVVLEPDGGISVRTDE
- the nhaA gene encoding Na+/H+ antiporter NhaA produces the protein MPDPTLHEPPLPRTWSESDRLVPRAVVRPLRRFASTEAAGGVVMLAMAIAALAWANSPAGESYTEVWGTALTVHLGDLAHIDLSLRGWINDLAMAFFFFVVALEIKRELVRGELRDPRAAALPAIAALGGMVVPAAIYALFNSGGAGADGWGIPMATDIAFAIGVLSLVGRRVPSSLIIFLLTLAIVDDLGAIVVIAVFYTSDMSLGWLALGVASIVVALGLKRVDVRSLVPYALLAAFCWFALHESGVHATLAGVAFGLLTPSLPFIERPLFGLQARALVDRAEEMIEAEDLSSGEDEHGEEADALNQLIVLAEETQPPLDRLEHRLVPWTTFAIVPVFALANAGVQLSWDDLVGAFTEPVTLGVMLGLVLGKAVGIFTFALVAIRLGIGKHPVGASWPQLFGVAMLGGIGFTVALFVTELAFEPGAVADQAKVGILAASAIAGIAGYTFLRVVGRAHDHDHHTHS
- a CDS encoding magnesium chelatase, whose translation is MSRPVTLGQLRESGWESIPVKEEVRRNAVARIAAGEPLFPAVLGYEDTVLPQLENALLAGHDVIFLGERGQAKTRMIRALTGLLDEWLPIIEGSEINDDPYNPISKHARDLVDDLGDDTPIDWVHRDQRYGEKLATPDTSIADLIGEVDPIKVAEGRYLSDELTLHYGLVPRTNRGIFAINELPDLAERIQVGLLNVLEERDVQIRGYKIRLPLDVMLFASANPEDYTNRGRLITPLKDRFGAQIRTHYPLEVATEVEIAAQEARPLEAPGVEVHVPEYMAEIVATLSHLARQSPHINQRSGVSVRLTVANLETLVANAARRALRQGETEVVPRVSDLDALASSTSGKVEIETLEDGRDGQIVEHLLRAAVLTVFKDRVSPEHFRAVLEGFEAGTVVDAGEDVSATDYVGLLNAMPSLADPVRELVGEGASPARVASAVELVLEGLHLSKRLNKDAVGSRATYRGRA
- a CDS encoding fumarate reductase/succinate dehydrogenase flavoprotein subunit, with amino-acid sequence MTATPIDASPRLDSKIPAGSIGEKWTNHKFGSKLVNPANKRKYQIIVVGTGLAGASAAATLGELGYNVKAFTFHESPRRAHSIAAQGGINAAKNYQNDGDSVYRLFYDTVKGGDYRSREANVHRLAEVSVNIIDQCVAQGVPFARDYGGLLDNRSFGGAQVSRTFYARGQTGQQLLLGAYSAMMRQVAAGTVELHTRSEMLEVVIKDGVAAGIVVRDLTTGEVTSHSAHAVLIATGGYSNAYYLSTNAMASNVTAAWRAHRKGAFFANPCYTQIHPTCIPASDEFQSKLTLMSESLRNDGRIWVPVSADETRPPDQIPESERDYYLERKYPAFGNLVPRDVASRNAKTVVDQGRGVGPLKNGVYLDFSDAINRLGEDVIRERYGNLFDMYERITAENPYKVPMRIYPATHYTMGGLWVDYDLMTTVPGLYALGEANFSDHGANRLGASALMQGLADGYFVIPATIGNYLSNLLGTQPVPTDDPVFVDAEREVAERTRRWLSVQGTKSVDHYHRELGKIVWDNIGMERTAAGLEKAISEIPALQAEFEKDVRVLGDGESPNQSLEKVGRVADFFELAQLMARDALHREESCGGHFRAEHQTEEGEAQRDDENFAYVGAWEWQGPDSPQQLHKEPLEFENVALTQRSYK
- a CDS encoding vWA domain-containing protein, which encodes MTGGSQFRYSRWDGTQTGFELNAFDVLEEITDDLLYHGDLNAALRRMMQSGFTDQNGERLQGVREMLEKLRRRRKDQLDRYDLGGVYDDIAQELRDVVDTEREALDQLAQEARDSGDARRQEITEQSVMEKQMGLDMLPPDLAGQVRELQEYDFTSAEAQQRFEELLDQLRQQLMQQYVDQMAGAMQNLTPEDMARMKDMMAELNQMLEQRERGEEPDFEGFMDRFGDFFPENPQTLDELLEVMAERMANMQAMLNSMTPEQRAQLQGLSEQLLEDMDLAFQANQLAANLQSAFPNMGWNRSFDFRGQDPLGFAEAAEMMQELGDIDQLENLLRGATNPGALAEVDIDRARELLGDDAAKSLDRMAELAKMLEDAGLIENKEGRFELTPRAIRRLGQNALNDLFKKLAQDKMGRHQLERTGIGHEREYDTKPYEFGDPFNLHIERTVRNAVQRTGGGTPVRLLPEDFEVERTEQLTRSSTVLMLDLSLSMPMRDNFLPAKKVAMALHSLITSQFPRDFMGIVGFSEVARELTPEQLPEVSWDFVYGTNMQHGFALSRRMLARQSGTKQIIMITDGEPTAHILPNGEPFFSYPPVKETVDATLQEVARCTREGIRINTFMLDANSYLQHFIERLTEMNRGRAFFTTPETLGDYVLVDFIEQKRQMMRGRARGA
- a CDS encoding succinate dehydrogenase cytochrome b subunit translates to MQQANERATKVRPIARRPKRQLPFPLNLYQTAVGKKWVMALTGIALLGYVLAHMIGNLKLYFGPEDMNAYADWLRHLLYPALPEGWMLWIMRAGLLVAFVLHLHSAYSLTMMNRAARPVGYQGDRDYIAADFAGRTMRWSGIIVLLFIVWHLLDLTIGAEPVNGEFISHDPYNNVVASFERPLVAAFYVVANLALGLHIFHGAWSMFQSLGANNPKLNPIRRPFAVAFAAIVVVGNVSFPIAVQAGLVDQDNRTTPYADEVHEEALR
- a CDS encoding DUF368 domain-containing protein, which translates into the protein MPQTLLQFLRGFLMGSADIVPGVSGGTIALVVGIYERLIANVRGGASALASGAKGRASETIRKLSHVEWGWLVPLGVGVLTALLVLAHTIEHLLEEQPVRMSGLFFGLVAGSVVLAWRMVGSPDAARLAVTLATAVVAFFVLGLKSGPVDDPSVALYFVAGAIAICAMILPGISGSFLLLMLGMYDNVLGLVTDRDVLPLAVFAVGCVLGLALFSTGLHWALGHHHDTVMAAMVGLLLGSLRVLWPWPDGTESTTMTGPQGEVLAVVGLMALGAAVVVGLSIIAGRRDALDDVEEAHSPT
- a CDS encoding glycoside hydrolase family 2 protein — translated: MQSVDLSGTWRAVVADEERRRTFADLDADDSSAAGWSDLRVPSHWRSNPAFARTDGPLLTRRRFSLPARGRIDVESTPTGQDRWWLVLDGVAYQGDVWLDGHYVGDTEGYFFPHGFDVTDLLADGDDHVLAVEVTCSPASDRTAKRNLTGSLQHSTWLDPSWNPGGIWRGVRVERSGPLRIRHFRVRCTEASPSRAVLALRAVIDAQEPGTATLRTTVRPHEADDASDPACSHHAVHVLAAGENRVEWTVEVDDPDLWWPHALGAQPLYDVDVDVVPGGDPDEPDAEPDEPVDANSLTGDAAPSDHRRIRTGLRRIEMSDWILSVNGQRLFLKGTNLGPTRQDLAAATPEQVRADVAAAKDLGLDLIRVHSHVARPELYAAADEAGMLVWQDLPLQWAYARSVRHQAVRQAREAVDLLAHHPSVAIWCGHNEPLGVGTVASGTGDDDATAVAERRRRRLGQVLPSWNRSILDRSIRRTLRSVDGTRPVIAHSGVLPHFPQLDGTDSHLWFGWAYGQIGDLARAARLWPRLVRFVSELGAQAVPTRADFCEPHRWPDLDWDELAARHGLRKDLLDRIADPADHDTFADWRVATQRHQAELLRRQVETLRRLKYRPTGGFAQFLLADGHPAISHSVLDHERRPKLGHAALRDACRPVIVVADPLPIADGRRRGRHASTNVDVHVVSDLRVTLVDVEVTAELHRDGADPVTHRWIGRLPADECSRIGTIDVPSGPAGDGTTLRLTVTGSDGDVIATNEYVR